The proteins below are encoded in one region of Prosthecobacter dejongeii:
- the tnpA gene encoding IS200/IS605 family transposase, giving the protein MASTHLSLHYHFVFCTKNRHPWFPPSIRDRVHEYVGGIIHGVDGFPHAVGGTADHIHVFAGLRATHSIADVMRELKSESSRWIHKELRLAGFAWQEGYGAFTVSASNIESVRNYVLNQEQHHRVKTFQEEYVKMLQLGMVPYQEAHLW; this is encoded by the coding sequence GTGGCTTCCACACACCTCTCACTCCACTATCATTTTGTGTTCTGCACAAAAAATCGTCATCCGTGGTTTCCTCCGAGCATTCGAGACCGTGTACATGAATACGTGGGTGGCATCATTCATGGCGTGGATGGGTTTCCTCATGCAGTGGGTGGCACCGCTGATCATATCCATGTGTTTGCGGGACTGCGTGCGACTCACTCGATTGCCGATGTCATGCGGGAACTGAAAAGTGAATCATCTCGTTGGATCCATAAAGAACTCCGTCTAGCAGGCTTTGCATGGCAGGAAGGATATGGTGCTTTTACTGTCAGTGCTTCGAACATTGAGTCCGTGCGAAATTATGTCTTGAACCAAGAGCAACATCACCGGGTCAAAACTTTCCAGGAAGAATACGTCAAGATGTTACAGCTTGGGATGGTGCCCTATCAAGAAGCTCATCTTTGGTAA